In the Euzebya rosea genome, one interval contains:
- a CDS encoding cell wall-binding repeat-containing protein, with protein sequence MPKSRVLAVLAVLACVGALASPVRAQDPPQAYERTPGMLETTTGPDETYPVTLDHDIWVPEGASAADPRPAMVIAHGFGNSKDVGEVTTLAAFFAGKGYVVIASTHQGFGQSSGCVALDSVDYDARNVSRLIDLLAARDDVLMDAPGDPRVGMAGGSYGGGHQGLVAATDPRLDAIAPARTWNSLQFSLVPNNLIGDGGTSDLEHYEQGVFKSTWSSLFTTVAATQPAMGNGGCDPVTQQTLYPGQPPCPGFDPMVCPIFASLSTTGDVTAEQRAFVARSSVANVIDDVTVPVLLTQGQSDTLFTPVEATATFEALRAAGNDDVFMLWNWGGHGYAPRPGEGEPYNSAYDDSPEAQEAFRATTYADRIGRFFDHYLRGIGHPGPRFSVFRDWVEYSVPTVGDRPVGNADAAYATVGRGPAEPGFAGGAGTSYRLTDEGLEPIGAGPHTDDAPILSATLLNPPNGLPAAHSETPNFTDEGQPGAGIPPSEVPGQHVALDTPPFTAPAEVVGIPTLRLHVANSNGRDAVLFTKLYDVAPDGTATLIKRMVAASRIPADLLPGMVELRLPAAVHRFETGHAARLVVATTDDSYRNAPVADRITLSTDGTVPSILRLPLVGGDTVGRIAGDDRIATAVALSEEAFGEARDAVLVNADAFPDALTAGPLAAAVEGPTLLTSGAALDPRVADDLYRLGVDRVHLVGGTGVLGDAVRTSLEGMGIEVVRLAGSNRITTAGIVADRIAALTGGPAPTAIVARADDFADALAAGGLAVVGGGVGGTAQRTPVPILLVDDASVAEVARIVQRVTLADAPLVVAGGARAVSTAAADGLGRAVRRLAGADRYQTAVALASAATDAGAGLDMLLLASGVRFPDALAGVPAAAAMGGIVLIVPPDGLADASSGAGFLRASATVADRAALIGGTAVLPDELRSSIGPLLVAEE encoded by the coding sequence ATGCCGAAGAGCCGAGTCCTCGCTGTCCTCGCCGTGCTCGCCTGCGTGGGTGCCCTCGCCAGCCCCGTGCGCGCCCAGGACCCACCGCAGGCGTACGAGCGCACCCCGGGGATGCTGGAGACCACGACGGGTCCCGACGAGACCTACCCGGTCACCCTCGACCACGACATCTGGGTGCCGGAGGGGGCGTCGGCCGCCGACCCGCGGCCGGCGATGGTGATCGCCCACGGGTTCGGCAACAGCAAGGACGTCGGCGAGGTCACCACCCTGGCGGCCTTCTTCGCCGGCAAGGGGTACGTGGTGATCGCCAGCACCCATCAGGGGTTCGGGCAGTCCTCCGGTTGCGTGGCGCTTGACTCGGTGGACTACGACGCCCGCAACGTCAGCCGGCTGATCGACCTGCTGGCCGCCCGCGACGACGTGCTGATGGACGCCCCCGGCGACCCACGGGTCGGCATGGCCGGTGGCTCCTACGGCGGCGGGCACCAGGGGCTGGTCGCGGCCACCGACCCTCGGCTGGACGCCATCGCCCCTGCCCGCACGTGGAACTCCCTGCAGTTCTCACTCGTGCCCAACAACCTGATCGGGGACGGCGGCACGTCCGACCTCGAGCACTACGAGCAGGGGGTCTTCAAGTCGACGTGGTCCTCGTTGTTCACGACGGTGGCAGCCACGCAGCCTGCGATGGGCAACGGCGGCTGCGACCCCGTGACCCAGCAGACCCTCTACCCGGGCCAGCCGCCCTGCCCGGGGTTCGACCCGATGGTCTGCCCGATCTTCGCGAGCCTGTCCACCACGGGTGACGTGACCGCCGAGCAGCGTGCGTTCGTCGCCAGGTCCAGCGTGGCCAACGTCATCGACGACGTGACGGTGCCCGTGCTGCTGACGCAGGGCCAGTCCGACACCCTGTTCACGCCGGTCGAGGCCACCGCCACGTTCGAGGCGCTCCGGGCCGCCGGCAACGACGACGTGTTCATGCTGTGGAACTGGGGCGGGCACGGCTACGCCCCGCGGCCCGGTGAGGGCGAGCCCTACAACAGCGCCTACGACGACTCGCCCGAGGCGCAGGAGGCCTTCCGGGCCACGACCTACGCCGACCGCATCGGCCGCTTCTTCGACCACTACCTGCGGGGCATCGGCCATCCCGGTCCACGGTTCAGCGTCTTCCGGGACTGGGTCGAGTACTCGGTCCCCACGGTGGGGGACCGTCCCGTCGGCAACGCCGACGCCGCCTACGCCACGGTCGGCCGCGGACCCGCCGAACCCGGGTTCGCCGGTGGCGCCGGAACCAGCTACCGGCTGACCGACGAGGGGCTCGAGCCGATCGGTGCGGGCCCCCACACCGACGACGCGCCGATCCTCTCCGCGACACTCCTCAACCCACCCAACGGCCTGCCGGCCGCACACTCCGAAACCCCCAACTTCACCGACGAGGGGCAGCCGGGCGCCGGCATCCCACCGTCGGAGGTCCCGGGCCAGCACGTCGCGCTGGACACGCCGCCGTTCACCGCACCGGCAGAGGTCGTGGGCATCCCCACGCTTCGTCTGCACGTCGCCAACAGCAACGGCCGTGACGCGGTGCTGTTCACCAAGCTCTACGACGTCGCCCCCGACGGGACGGCCACGCTGATCAAGCGCATGGTCGCGGCCAGCCGGATCCCCGCGGACCTGCTGCCCGGCATGGTCGAGCTCCGCCTGCCCGCGGCCGTCCACCGCTTCGAGACGGGGCACGCGGCCCGTCTCGTCGTGGCGACCACCGACGACAGCTACCGCAACGCCCCCGTCGCCGATCGGATCACCCTGTCCACCGATGGGACGGTGCCCTCGATCCTGCGCCTGCCGCTGGTCGGCGGCGACACGGTCGGCCGGATCGCCGGTGACGACCGGATCGCCACGGCCGTCGCGTTGTCGGAGGAGGCGTTCGGGGAGGCCCGCGACGCAGTCCTGGTGAACGCCGACGCCTTCCCCGACGCGCTGACGGCCGGCCCGCTGGCCGCCGCCGTCGAGGGTCCGACCCTGCTGACCTCGGGCGCAGCCCTCGACCCCCGAGTCGCCGACGACCTGTACCGGCTGGGAGTCGACCGCGTCCACCTCGTCGGCGGCACGGGTGTGCTGGGCGACGCCGTGCGCACGTCCCTGGAAGGCATGGGCATCGAGGTCGTGCGCCTGGCCGGCAGCAACCGCATCACCACAGCAGGCATCGTGGCCGACCGCATCGCGGCGCTGACCGGGGGACCGGCACCCACGGCGATCGTGGCCCGCGCCGACGACTTCGCCGACGCCCTGGCCGCCGGCGGGCTGGCCGTGGTCGGGGGCGGGGTCGGCGGGACCGCCCAGCGAACGCCGGTCCCGATCCTGCTGGTCGACGACGCCAGCGTGGCCGAGGTGGCGCGCATCGTGCAGCGCGTGACCCTCGCCGACGCCCCCCTCGTGGTGGCTGGTGGCGCCCGGGCGGTCTCCACCGCCGCCGCCGACGGCCTCGGCCGTGCCGTCCGACGGCTGGCCGGCGCCGACCGCTACCAGACCGCGGTCGCCCTGGCGTCGGCGGCCACCGACGCCGGGGCCGGACTCGACATGCTGCTGCTCGCATCGGGTGTCCGCTTCCCCGACGCCCTCGCGGGGGTGCCGGCCGCCGCGGCGATGGGCGGGATCGTGCTCATCGTGCCGCCCGACGGCCTGGCCGACGCGTCCTCCGGGGCCGGGTTCCTGCGGGCCAGCGCCACCGTCGCCGACCGCGCGGCGCTGATCGGCGGCACCGCCGTCCTGCCCGACGAGCTGCGCAGCAGCATCGGGCCCCTGCTGGTCGCCGAGGAGTAG
- a CDS encoding AI-2E family transporter: MTTADRPLWQDRFPPIAYWVKVAALVLLLVISIRMLAILQGLLIVLAASAVLAIGLQPAIEWLQDRGLPRGAAMAVIIAIGIAVTGAALFLIVPVVVDQVGTLVETLPEYVEGLEQDSPFIADLTARIDPMEQVGSAVGQLPDGAMSAVGGVFSAVFDLLLVLTLTPYFAMALPRIKRWGVRLLVREDREGFLRLLNRSTSLMANYIAGNLLVSAIAGVVAWIALTAIGVPYAAALAVFIALTDMVPAVGATVGAAAAVGVALTQGVGQALLTGAVLLTYQQVENYVIVPRVMRDAIDVSPAIGIVALLIGGTLAGPVGALLALPVAAMIRVLLEEFVLKERIRAVREADAEEQANGGRRRPRGIRERVLP; the protein is encoded by the coding sequence ATGACCACCGCCGACCGGCCGCTCTGGCAGGACCGCTTCCCGCCCATCGCCTACTGGGTGAAGGTCGCCGCGCTCGTGCTGCTGCTGGTCATCAGCATCCGCATGCTGGCCATCCTCCAGGGGCTGCTCATCGTGCTCGCCGCCTCGGCGGTGCTGGCGATCGGCCTGCAGCCGGCGATCGAGTGGCTGCAGGACCGTGGGCTGCCACGCGGGGCGGCGATGGCCGTGATCATCGCCATCGGCATCGCCGTCACGGGCGCGGCCCTGTTCCTGATCGTCCCCGTCGTCGTGGACCAGGTCGGCACGCTGGTCGAGACCTTGCCGGAGTACGTGGAGGGCCTGGAGCAGGACAGCCCCTTCATCGCCGACCTGACCGCGCGGATCGACCCGATGGAGCAGGTCGGATCGGCGGTCGGCCAGCTGCCGGACGGGGCGATGAGCGCCGTCGGCGGGGTGTTCTCCGCGGTCTTCGACCTGCTGCTGGTCCTCACGCTGACGCCGTACTTCGCGATGGCCCTGCCGCGCATCAAGCGCTGGGGCGTTCGCCTGCTGGTGCGCGAGGACCGCGAGGGGTTCCTCCGCCTCCTGAACCGCTCCACCAGCCTGATGGCCAACTACATCGCCGGCAACCTCCTGGTCAGCGCCATCGCCGGTGTCGTGGCATGGATCGCGCTGACCGCCATCGGCGTGCCCTACGCGGCCGCGCTGGCCGTCTTCATCGCCCTGACCGACATGGTCCCGGCCGTCGGCGCCACCGTCGGGGCCGCCGCCGCGGTCGGGGTCGCCCTCACCCAGGGGGTCGGCCAGGCCCTGCTGACCGGTGCCGTGCTGCTGACCTACCAGCAGGTCGAGAACTACGTGATCGTGCCCCGGGTCATGCGCGACGCCATCGACGTCTCGCCGGCCATCGGCATCGTGGCGCTGCTGATCGGCGGCACCCTCGCCGGCCCCGTCGGTGCCCTCCTCGCGCTGCCCGTGGCCGCGATGATCCGGGTGCTGCTGGAGGAGTTCGTCCTGAAGGAACGCATCCGTGCGGTCCGGGAGGCCGACGCGGAGGAGCAGGCCAACGGGGGGCGTCGTCGGCCACGCGGCATCCGCGAACGCGTCCTGCCCTGA
- the icmF gene encoding fused isobutyryl-CoA mutase/GTPase IcmF: MSTESSLHVPTNPVRIVTAGSLFDGHDAAINIMRRLLQSQGAEVIHLGHDRSVAEVVTAAIQEDAQGVAVSSYQGGHVEYFTYLRELLDEKGATHVRVYGGGGGTIVPAEIELLHSRGIDRIFSPGDGQELGLPGMINQIIRTCDVSLSSGEEPSADAVQTGDETAIGRLITRIQDGQVPTWLPEAAAARTVPVLGITGTGGAGKSSLTDELVRRIRRDHEDKLRVAVLAIDPSRRRGGGALLGDRIRMNTVEPGLVFFRSLATRTPGAEVPDNLDAVIDACKAGGFDLVIVETPGIGQGNAAITDHVDVSMYVMTPEFGAASQLEKIDMLDFADVVAINKFERRGAEDAMRDVARQMVRNRQAFGTPWEEMPVFGTSAARFDDDGVTALYQELKALLTPKGLPEGGGALPRVDVRHSSHLSVIVPGERERYLADIASTVRSYHAMTEEQAVLAGKLQAAQRTSRMLEAGDAADAVDALVDELEGQMDPEVHTLLDSWTQTVEDYSGEEITFTVRGKQISAPATRETLSGSKVRRVALPRTTEKAELVRFLRRENLPGHFPYTAGVFPLKRDGEAPARMFAGEGDPFRTNRRFHLLAEGQPATRLSTAFDSVTLYGRDPDERPDIYGKVGTSGVSIATLDDMKELYKGFDLCDPTTSVSMTINGPAPTILAFFLNTALDQQVDRFVEREGRQPTEEEMAGIRAHTFSSVRGTVQADILKEDQGQNTCIFSTEFSLRCMADIQEWFIDHDVRNFYSVSISGYHIAEAGANPISQLAFTLSNGFTYVESYLARGMDIDDFAPNLSFFFSNGMDAEYTVLGRVARRIWAVAMKERYGANERSQKLKYHVQTSGRSLHAQEMHFNDIRTTLQALCAIYDNTNSLHTNAYDEAITTPTTESVRRALAIQMIIDQEWGLAKNENPLQGSWIVEELTDLVEEAVLKEFEAISNRGGVLGAMETGYQRGKIQDESMKYEHRKHDGSLPIIGVNTFLPPKGEEEDLPEVELARATEEEKASQLRRVQEWTASHRSAADAALARLQEVATSDGNTFEALMDAARVCSLGQITEAFFEVGGQYRRNV; encoded by the coding sequence GTGAGCACCGAGTCGTCCCTGCACGTCCCCACCAACCCCGTCCGGATCGTGACCGCCGGGTCGCTGTTCGACGGGCACGACGCCGCGATCAACATCATGCGACGGCTGCTGCAGTCGCAGGGTGCGGAGGTCATCCACCTCGGCCACGACCGCTCCGTCGCCGAGGTCGTCACCGCCGCGATCCAGGAGGACGCCCAGGGGGTCGCCGTCAGCTCCTACCAGGGCGGGCACGTCGAGTACTTCACCTACCTGCGCGAGCTGCTCGACGAGAAGGGCGCCACCCACGTCCGCGTCTACGGCGGTGGCGGCGGGACGATCGTGCCGGCAGAGATCGAGCTGCTGCACTCCCGCGGCATCGACCGCATCTTCTCCCCGGGCGACGGGCAGGAGCTGGGGCTGCCCGGGATGATCAACCAGATCATCCGGACCTGCGACGTGTCGTTGTCGTCGGGTGAGGAGCCCAGCGCCGACGCCGTGCAGACCGGCGACGAGACCGCCATCGGTCGGCTGATCACCCGCATCCAGGACGGGCAGGTGCCGACGTGGCTGCCCGAGGCCGCAGCCGCGCGCACCGTGCCGGTGCTGGGCATCACGGGGACCGGCGGCGCGGGCAAGTCCTCGCTGACCGACGAGCTGGTCCGTCGCATCCGCCGTGACCACGAGGACAAGCTGCGGGTGGCCGTGCTGGCCATCGACCCGTCGCGTCGTCGTGGTGGCGGGGCGCTGCTGGGCGACCGCATCCGCATGAACACCGTCGAGCCGGGGCTGGTCTTCTTCCGCTCCCTCGCCACCCGCACGCCGGGCGCGGAGGTGCCCGACAACCTCGACGCCGTCATCGACGCCTGCAAGGCCGGTGGCTTCGACCTGGTCATCGTCGAGACCCCCGGCATCGGCCAGGGCAACGCCGCCATCACCGACCACGTCGACGTGTCGATGTACGTCATGACCCCCGAGTTCGGCGCGGCCAGCCAGCTGGAGAAGATCGACATGCTCGACTTCGCCGACGTCGTGGCCATCAACAAGTTCGAGCGTCGCGGCGCCGAGGACGCCATGCGCGACGTGGCCCGCCAGATGGTCCGCAACCGCCAGGCGTTCGGCACCCCGTGGGAGGAGATGCCCGTCTTCGGCACCTCCGCCGCCCGCTTCGACGACGACGGCGTGACCGCCCTGTACCAGGAGCTGAAGGCCCTGCTGACCCCGAAGGGCCTGCCGGAGGGTGGGGGTGCGCTGCCCCGGGTCGACGTGCGCCACTCCTCGCACCTGTCGGTCATCGTGCCGGGCGAGCGGGAGCGGTACCTCGCCGACATCGCCTCGACGGTCCGCAGCTACCACGCCATGACCGAGGAGCAGGCCGTGCTGGCCGGCAAGCTGCAGGCCGCCCAGCGGACCAGCCGGATGCTGGAAGCCGGCGACGCGGCCGACGCCGTCGACGCGCTGGTCGACGAGCTCGAGGGCCAGATGGACCCCGAGGTCCACACGCTGCTGGACTCGTGGACGCAGACGGTCGAGGACTACTCGGGCGAGGAGATCACCTTCACCGTCCGCGGCAAGCAGATCAGCGCCCCCGCCACCCGCGAGACGTTGTCGGGCTCGAAGGTGCGCCGCGTCGCTCTGCCGCGGACCACCGAGAAGGCCGAGCTCGTCCGGTTCCTGCGGCGCGAGAACCTGCCCGGCCACTTCCCCTACACCGCCGGGGTGTTCCCGCTGAAGCGCGACGGCGAGGCGCCCGCCCGCATGTTCGCCGGCGAGGGCGACCCGTTCCGCACCAACCGCCGGTTCCACCTGCTGGCCGAGGGACAGCCGGCCACCCGCCTGTCCACGGCGTTCGACTCCGTGACCCTCTACGGCCGTGACCCCGACGAACGTCCCGACATCTACGGCAAGGTCGGCACCTCGGGTGTGTCGATCGCGACGCTGGACGACATGAAGGAGCTGTACAAGGGCTTCGACCTGTGCGACCCGACGACGTCGGTGTCGATGACGATCAACGGGCCGGCCCCGACGATCCTGGCGTTCTTCCTCAACACCGCCCTGGATCAGCAGGTCGATCGGTTCGTGGAGCGGGAAGGGCGCCAGCCCACGGAGGAGGAGATGGCGGGCATCCGCGCCCACACGTTCTCCTCGGTCCGCGGCACGGTGCAGGCCGACATCCTCAAGGAGGACCAGGGGCAGAACACCTGCATCTTCTCCACCGAGTTCAGCCTGCGCTGCATGGCCGACATCCAGGAGTGGTTCATCGACCACGACGTCCGCAACTTCTACTCGGTCTCCATCAGCGGGTACCACATCGCCGAGGCGGGGGCGAACCCCATCAGCCAGCTGGCGTTCACCCTGTCCAACGGCTTCACCTACGTCGAGTCCTACCTGGCCCGCGGCATGGACATCGACGACTTCGCGCCGAACCTGTCGTTCTTCTTCTCCAACGGCATGGACGCGGAGTACACGGTGCTGGGCCGTGTGGCCCGTCGCATCTGGGCGGTCGCGATGAAGGAGCGGTACGGGGCCAACGAGCGGTCGCAGAAGCTGAAGTACCACGTGCAGACCTCCGGCCGGTCGCTGCACGCCCAGGAGATGCACTTCAACGACATCCGCACGACGCTGCAGGCGCTGTGCGCGATCTACGACAACACCAACTCGCTGCACACCAACGCCTACGACGAGGCCATCACGACCCCCACGACGGAGTCGGTGCGCCGGGCGCTGGCCATCCAGATGATCATCGACCAGGAATGGGGCCTGGCGAAGAACGAGAACCCGCTGCAGGGCTCGTGGATCGTCGAGGAGCTGACCGACCTGGTCGAGGAGGCCGTGCTCAAGGAGTTCGAGGCCATCTCCAACCGTGGCGGCGTGCTCGGGGCGATGGAAACCGGCTACCAGCGCGGCAAGATCCAGGACGAGTCGATGAAGTACGAGCACCGCAAGCACGACGGCTCGTTGCCCATCATCGGGGTCAACACCTTCCTGCCGCCCAAGGGCGAGGAGGAGGACCTGCCGGAGGTCGAGCTGGCCCGGGCGACGGAGGAGGAGAAGGCCTCGCAGCTGCGTCGTGTCCAGGAGTGGACGGCCAGCCACCGGTCGGCGGCCGACGCGGCGCTGGCCCGCCTGCAGGAGGTCGCGACGTCCGACGGCAACACCTTCGAGGCGCTGATGGACGCCGCCCGCGTGTGTTCGCTCGGCCAGATCACCGAGGCGTTCTTCGAGGTCGGCGGGCAGTACCGCCGCAACGTCTGA
- a CDS encoding MarR family winged helix-turn-helix transcriptional regulator has protein sequence MDADFDPIREAHRRWVEHGWADAADGMALVTSITRVQAVFQQRIDGLLKPFDLTFARYEVLQLLSFSRTGSLPMGAIGRRLQVHPTSVTSAIDRLERQGFVVREDHPTDRRAKLATLTEEGRAVVKQATAVLNEQVFSDPGVDPAAVTELVDLLADIR, from the coding sequence GTGGACGCCGACTTCGACCCGATCCGGGAAGCCCATCGTCGATGGGTCGAGCACGGCTGGGCCGACGCCGCCGACGGCATGGCGCTGGTCACCTCCATCACGCGAGTGCAGGCGGTCTTCCAGCAGCGCATCGACGGGCTGCTGAAGCCCTTCGACCTGACGTTCGCCCGCTACGAGGTCCTGCAGCTGCTGTCGTTCAGCCGGACCGGGTCGTTGCCCATGGGGGCGATCGGTCGGCGACTGCAGGTCCACCCGACCTCGGTGACATCGGCCATCGACCGGCTGGAGCGGCAGGGCTTCGTCGTCCGGGAGGACCATCCGACCGACCGGCGCGCCAAGCTGGCCACATTGACCGAGGAGGGACGGGCCGTCGTCAAGCAGGCGACGGCCGTCCTGAACGAGCAGGTCTTCAGCGACCCGGGTGTCGACCCGGCGGCCGTCACCGAGCTTGTCGACCTGCTTGCCGACATCCGCTGA
- a CDS encoding formate/nitrite transporter family protein, whose product MAAAADLTVEEAKDPNPSRGERLHADESGELNASFDRSVEEGAGRLNRPIGNLLATGFMAGLDVGFGVLALLFVEHETGSELLGGLAFTIGFIAIHLGRSELFTENFLVPVTTVITRKASLRQLGRLWAGTYTTNLAGGWLIAAMVMIAYPDLHPIAMERGESIMSRALSLESFMLAVLAGAAITLMTWMVRNAETEGGRLVSVIAFGFILGSTHMNHVVVISIKMFAALQVGGTGYGYWDWLQLSSYAVLGNMLGGLGLVTLLRLVQVGRPHIERRRRTAMTIKGSDYRRRIRPDED is encoded by the coding sequence ATGGCCGCTGCCGCCGACCTGACCGTCGAGGAGGCGAAGGACCCCAACCCGTCGCGAGGCGAACGGTTGCACGCCGACGAGTCCGGCGAGCTGAACGCCAGCTTCGACCGCAGCGTCGAGGAGGGCGCGGGCCGGCTGAACCGCCCGATCGGCAACCTGCTCGCGACCGGGTTCATGGCCGGGCTGGACGTCGGGTTCGGTGTGCTGGCCCTGCTGTTCGTGGAGCACGAGACGGGGTCGGAGCTGCTCGGTGGCCTGGCGTTCACCATCGGCTTCATCGCCATCCACCTCGGGCGCTCCGAGCTGTTCACCGAGAACTTCCTGGTTCCCGTGACCACGGTGATCACCCGCAAGGCCAGCCTGCGACAGCTCGGGCGGCTGTGGGCCGGCACGTACACCACGAACCTCGCCGGTGGCTGGCTGATCGCCGCGATGGTGATGATCGCCTACCCCGACCTGCACCCCATCGCGATGGAGCGCGGCGAGTCGATCATGAGCCGTGCCCTGTCGCTGGAGTCGTTCATGCTGGCCGTGCTGGCCGGTGCGGCCATCACCCTCATGACCTGGATGGTCCGCAACGCCGAGACCGAGGGCGGCCGGCTCGTGTCGGTCATCGCCTTCGGCTTCATCCTCGGCTCGACCCACATGAACCACGTCGTCGTCATCTCCATCAAGATGTTCGCGGCGCTCCAGGTGGGTGGGACCGGCTACGGCTACTGGGACTGGCTGCAGCTGTCGTCCTACGCCGTCCTCGGCAACATGCTGGGCGGCCTCGGCCTGGTCACCCTGTTGCGCCTCGTGCAGGTCGGCCGCCCCCACATCGAACGGCGTCGTCGCACCGCCATGACCATCAAGGGGTCGGACTACCGCCGCCGGATCCGGCCCGACGAGGACTGA
- a CDS encoding DMT family transporter, whose product MTALLLSLGSAVTFGAADFLGGLATRRGDAVPVAAVSQAVGLVLVLVAMLVLPGTPSAQAMVWGGVAGLAGAGGLVAYFRALGMGQMGAAAPMASLVGAAVPVTFGLGLGERPDQLAVVGIAVGIAGTVLVSRTGGSLTPETAAQRRGLLVAAFAGALFGVFFVALDQAPDDSGLWPLVAARIVGLVLLGAVIAARRPAWPTGRVAGMATTSGLLDMTANVLFLLATRQGLLVLTSVVTGLYPVGVVLLAWLFLRERLGASQQVGVAFALGATVLIAV is encoded by the coding sequence ATGACCGCGCTGCTGCTGTCGCTGGGGTCGGCCGTCACGTTCGGTGCCGCCGACTTCCTCGGAGGACTCGCGACGCGACGCGGTGACGCCGTGCCCGTCGCGGCGGTCAGCCAGGCGGTCGGCCTCGTGCTGGTCCTCGTGGCCATGCTCGTCCTGCCGGGCACGCCCAGCGCCCAGGCCATGGTGTGGGGCGGGGTGGCCGGACTCGCCGGGGCAGGCGGCCTGGTCGCGTACTTCCGCGCGCTGGGCATGGGGCAGATGGGTGCCGCGGCCCCCATGGCGTCCCTCGTCGGGGCAGCCGTGCCGGTCACCTTCGGGCTGGGCCTGGGCGAACGGCCCGACCAGCTGGCCGTCGTGGGCATCGCCGTCGGGATCGCCGGGACCGTCCTCGTGTCGCGCACGGGCGGATCCTTGACCCCAGAGACGGCGGCGCAGCGCCGTGGGCTGCTGGTCGCGGCGTTCGCCGGCGCGCTGTTCGGCGTGTTCTTCGTCGCGCTCGACCAGGCGCCGGACGACTCGGGCCTGTGGCCGCTGGTCGCCGCGCGCATCGTCGGCCTCGTCCTGCTCGGCGCGGTCATCGCGGCCCGTCGTCCGGCGTGGCCCACGGGCCGGGTGGCCGGCATGGCCACCACGTCGGGCCTGCTCGACATGACCGCCAACGTCCTGTTCCTCCTCGCCACCCGCCAGGGGCTGCTGGTCCTCACGTCCGTGGTGACGGGCCTGTACCCCGTCGGGGTGGTGCTGCTGGCGTGGCTGTTCCTGCGTGAACGGCTCGGCGCCAGCCAGCAGGTCGGCGTGGCGTTCGCCCTCGGCGCGACGGTGCTGATCGCGGTCTGA
- a CDS encoding helix-turn-helix domain-containing protein — protein sequence MDVEELADVIGANVLRLRQALGWSQDTLAQSCGLSKGTIVAIEQQRSNPSVATLCALSESLGVGLHTLLERPSGPLVKHRRADDAVDLWSTPAGSRASLLIGTDPPGGVELWDWELAPGDAFDGEAHPRGTTETVRVHEGALTVAVGARSVDVQADEVVVFEAHEPHRYANAAATVTRFSMWIVVGDEGDMPPPFRDLGASS from the coding sequence GTGGACGTCGAGGAGCTGGCCGACGTGATCGGCGCCAACGTGCTGCGGTTGCGGCAGGCGCTCGGCTGGTCCCAAGACACCCTCGCCCAGTCGTGCGGGCTGTCGAAGGGCACGATCGTCGCCATCGAGCAGCAGCGCTCCAACCCGTCGGTGGCGACCCTGTGCGCGTTGTCGGAGTCGCTGGGCGTCGGCCTGCACACCCTGCTGGAACGGCCATCCGGTCCGCTGGTCAAGCATCGCCGGGCGGACGACGCGGTCGACCTGTGGAGCACCCCGGCCGGCAGCCGGGCGTCCCTGCTGATCGGCACCGACCCGCCGGGTGGCGTCGAGCTGTGGGACTGGGAGCTCGCACCCGGCGACGCCTTCGACGGTGAGGCCCACCCCCGCGGCACCACCGAGACGGTCCGTGTGCACGAGGGCGCGCTGACGGTGGCCGTCGGGGCCCGGTCGGTTGACGTGCAGGCCGACGAGGTCGTGGTGTTCGAGGCCCACGAGCCCCATCGCTACGCCAACGCCGCCGCCACGGTGACGCGCTTCTCCATGTGGATCGTGGTGGGCGACGAGGGCGACATGCCGCCGCCGTTCCGCGACCTCGGCGCCAGCAGCTGA